Part of the Solanum pennellii chromosome 10, SPENNV200 genome is shown below.
aataatcgaattattgtgatctaatttaactttaaaaattaattaaatcaacttTCGAAAAACgcaacataacaaataaaagtggacaAAGAGAGTTTTattctttaatcttgtgattttaaacattcaatgtaaaaaaattaaaattaaaatattaccaaTAATTATTGCcgttaaaagaaaaatcttttgCCACTAATAGTTCCTTTGTTGTAGTGTCAACTAAAATGGGTTGAGATTTATTAAAGTGTTTTTATATAAATGGTCCTATTTCTGTTGTTGTTGTCTAACTTGGATTTCCGAATCCGAACATTGTAAAGTTAAAATCCTGAATTCGTCTGTAATCGAGAATGTATTTTATCAAGGACATTCTCCAAGATAAAAAGATGTGGATGTCTAGGATTTAAAGGTTAGTAATGTAGTCAAGCTCTATAATTCGGATTACGTTTATCCAAATAACAATCTATGTTGCTCGTACTCTCCAAAACTAATACTTTGATTTCCTCTCCCTAATGTCACTCGTTTGCCACGAATCCAAGATAGAGTAACACAGTCGAAGAAGATATAGTAGAGTTGATCATCAACAACAAGAATACATCCAATGTAATTTCACAAGTCGCATAACGTACAAATGAATAGGGAAAAATGCATACATGTTATGATCTTCATCTAACTCCAACCAGCAACAGCAACTTTCTAACTCTATAATCTTCATTCTTCACTAATGCTTCTAAAATGGAAGAGTATATCGGAGATAGGGAATGAAATGAACGAATACACGAGGGTAAAATCCTTTCTAGATGGGATCGATGAGGTTGTCCTTAATCATGATCTCCAACACATCTAAAGTTGCGGTACCCACACGACTACCATCCTTGTAAAGCCTAAACCTAGGTAGTGTTGTAATGTTCTCTGCTGCAGCTCGGCTTTGTTCCACGACCACCTTCAGAAAAGAccaaatataaattagtatGAGTTTACTTCATGATTTCCCTGTTGTGCATTGTAAGAAATATAATACTGCAGCTTAGAGTGTAGGTGTTCCCGTCTGCCTGAAAAGCACAATGTGTTGCCTATGATTGTTTACCTTGAGAAAAATTACTGAAGGATATTTGGCGCTCAAGGTATCCATGACCGAGGACATCCATGCGCATTCTGGGTTGgataattcattaaaatagaccacAGATTCACCTACATGAGTACATAGTTGATCGAGTTACTACTGATCGAGTTACATACTGACTGATGCAGGAAATTAAAGCCTACCAGATGCAATCACAGCCTGGAACTTCTCAACATCTGAAACCAACTCCACCTTCCCATCTGGAGCTTCTCTGTGTAACTCAACTCGGGCATGGGATAAATTTGCAGCAACCTCTTCGTCACATGGAAGTTCCTCCTGCAGAATCTCAAAATCTCTCACAGTCGAAGATAGGATATAGTAGAGTTGATCATCAACAACAAGAATAAATCCAATGTAATTTCACAAGTCGCGTAACGTACTTGTCTGTTTGAAGCATAGAAGAAGCAAGACAAATGAATAGGAAAAATGACAATCCAATGTAAAcatgttataatttttatctaaTTCCAATCAGTACAGCAACTTTTTAACTCTATAATCTTCACTAATGCTTCTAAATGCAAAAGTATAGGAGATAGGGAATGAAAGAACCAATATGTGAAATCCTTTCCCTATGTAGACCGAAAAAACGTTAGATGTATTCTAGTTGGGAGCTACCACGGAGTTCTTAATCACGGAGTCCAATACTTCTGTAGCTGAGGTAGGCAACAGCATCTCAGAGCTACCGTTCTTGTAAAGCATAATTGTTGGAACTGTTGAAATTCCCTCTGATAAAGCGATTGCTGCGCTTAGCTCCACGTCCACCTTTAGTACCAAtgacaagaaaatatattaattcaagtTGAGTTTTTGCTATTGCCCTGTTATGCATGTAAAATCTTTGGAATAATATAATAGTAGCAGCTTAGAGTCttaaatgttttaattaaattcagCAGCCAACCCGTCCCCCCTTTCCCGTCTGTCTGCAAAGCTTGACGTTTGCCTGTTTACCTTCAGAAACTTTACTGACTTATAGTACTTCTTGCTTAATGAATCCACGAAAGACAACATCTCACTGCATTCTTCGtttgatatttctttaaaaagtaTGACTGATACATCTGCAGTTTTCAAcagttgttgagttatattaaaaatgatataCGAAAGGTTAACACACTGACTGATGCAGGAAAGCCTACCAGATTTAATTACAGCCCTGAACTTGTCAAGATCTGAAACCAACTCCACCTTGTCTTTTCTGCGAGACTTCCTTAATTCATCTTGGGCATATGCTAAAAAGTCTGCAATATCACTATCATCTGGGTATTTCTGCCACAGACTCTTATAATCAATCACAGCATACTCCCATCTTTCCAgctaaaaacatttataaaaatgaaataattaggTCACTTAAACAACTGTAATATGACTTATAAGATATAACGGTTACCTTTAAATTTGACATAGCTCTTCTTGAAAGAGCTTTAATATTATCAGGCAGGATTGAGAGAGCCTGATTACTATCAGCCAGAGATTTTTCCCACTCTCCAAGTTTAGACCAGCAAGCTGCTCTAGCGCAGTACAGAAATGAATTCATTGAATCAGTCGCGAGTGCTTCATCATAAACACTACACGCTTCTTCATATCTTCCAGCACGGAATAAAGTGATACCAGAAGTAATTTCGCGTAAAGCAAACACTTCAGCATTTTCAGGATCAAGCTGTGAAGCTTTTCCAATAGCACTACGCGCTGTATCAAACCTGCAGAAATCGGTTCATTTACAATTACAATTTTGCTgaactctttatttttatattacaacCTATGCAGTTTTAACGAGTGGTGAACTCACTGGCCGAGAGCTACATTATACAGAGCGACTACATAGAATATGTAAGCCTCTGAGGAAAATCCAAATATTTTGGATTTGTTATATGTTGCGGCAGACGGATCATACTTCCAAGCTTTCAATAGGCAGAATCGAGCCTCATTTACTTGGCGTAGCTTCAAATGAGCTTCCGTTTGACATGCAAAGAGCTGTGAAATATATGTTAGCAATTCAGAACCATGAAATTTTCGGTTCCCTATTCGTCACAGAACGTGACCACTAAATATAGCTTTACCTTAGAAGACACCACAGCTCCAGAAGTAGTAGCTTCCATGGCTTCTTTTAACATCGCACACCAATCTTGACGTTTCCTTGCTTCAGTGCATCTTCTGATATGTTTGGTCACTTCTTTCAGTTTCAGTGAAGTGACCTCATCAGGTCTATTTCCCTGAAAAACTAAATGACTTCGCGCAGTTTCAACTTCTCCTAAGCTGtaagttttacaaaaattagaaaataataagcAAACAGTAAAATTCAGCACAATTGAACAAAAAAGTGCATTTAATTCCCTAGTACAGATTAACAATCCAAGCCTTCAAGGATACGATTCACGTGATTTTATATCACTTACCTAAGCAACAGTAATCCAAGTCTC
Proteins encoded:
- the LOC107032617 gene encoding TPR repeat-containing thioredoxin TTL1-like; the encoded protein is MSGSKKKSDSEKGSSSLPDQMKNKEGDPRMPKLGSSNTRSTSGSSPSGSGRSVSSSSSTVLENEFAKNGYICLDDGKYEEALQSFNSGIALFPKNSTLHCSRAAAFCGLNRYKDALKDYHESIRIATNCVQPRQRLGLLLLSLGEVETARSHLVFQGNRPDEVTSLKLKEVTKHIRRCTEARKRQDWCAMLKEAMEATTSGAVVSSKLFACQTEAHLKLRQVNEARFCLLKAWKYDPSAATYNKSKIFGFSSEAYIFYVVALYNVALGQFDTARSAIGKASQLDPENAEVFALREITSGITLFRAGRYEEACSVYDEALATDSMNSFLYCARAACWSKLGEWEKSLADSNQALSILPDNIKALSRRAMSNLKLERWASTVRDFEILQEELPCDEEVAANLSHARVELHREAPDGKVELVSDVEKFQAVIASGESVVYFNELSNPECAWMSSVMDTLSAKYPSVIFLKVVVEQSRAAAENITTLPRFRLYKDGSRVGTATLDVLEIMIKDNLIDPI